The sequence GTATTAGGTATACATATAAGAGTCTGCACCAATGAAGGTGTTAGGAGTaggcagcctgggttcaaatagTAGTTGTGTCACTTCCTTCCTGTGGGTCTCAGGCAAATTACTTACACTCTCTATGCCTCCACTTCTTCATCAGCTAAACAGGAAACATAATGGAGCCTACCTTATAGGTtgtcgtgaggattaaatgaattgacATCTGGAAAGTACTTGGGACAGAGCCTGGCACAAACTAGGCCCTACTAAGTGTTATCTGTTACTATTCCAATGTTTTacagtattccattatatgaatttATTCCAACTTATATGTCTAGTCtccctttttgggggggaggatttttttaaatctttgtctttttttagggctgcacctgtggcacatgaaagttcccaggttaggggtcgaatcggaactgcagctgccagcctacaccacagctcaccgcaacaccagatccttaacccactgagtgaggccagggatcaaacccacgtcttcatggataccagttgagttcgagccacagcgggaattcctgtATGTCCAGTAACCTTTGGatgaacatttaaattgtttACAATGTTTTTACCATTATAAACGTTCTTCAGCTTGTCTCACTGTTGAAGAATGTGGTCATTTGGGTAGTAACTGTCCATACCTAAGAATGAAATTGCTGGGTTTTAGGTCAACCCAACCTCAGGTTCTTACTGATATTGGCATATTGCTTTCCAACATAAAGGTAAAAAAATTCCCCCTCGCACTCAAAACTTCTGTTACTACATCCTCACCAATTTCAGTGTTGCCTGATCATCAATCGGTTTTGCATTGGTAAAAAGAGGAGGATAAAATAGGTGCCCCCTAGAGTCTTTGTGCATTTTCTATgttctctgtttcctttccttcaaTTTCCCATCTAGAGATAAACTGGTCCAGTGAATAGTAAATGGTTTCATCTGAGTCTATAAGCCTGTTGTTTGGTGTTGTATTTTCTGAACTGTCTATAATCTAGGACATCTGGAAATACAATTTTAGTAGTTTTGAGGAAGAGTATCACCTAAACTGAAAATGTCCAAGCCAGGCGTATTTCtaacactaaaaaaagaaattgatagccttcaaactttttaaagcaatggactttttaaaataaaaatgtaaactgaatttctttttttttttctgtctgtttagggctgcacccacagcatatggaggttcccaggctaggggtccaatcggagctctagcccacagcgtacaccagagccacagcaatgcgggatctgagccgcctctgcgacctacacacagctcacggcaacaccagatcctcaactcactgaatgaggttggggatcaaacccatgtcctcatggatgctagtcgggtttattaacggttgagccacaatgggaactcctgaatttcttttaattacagtatagttgacttactatgttgtgccaatttctgctgtacagcaaagtctctcctccatatatatatgtgtgtgtgtgtgtacgtatatgtttttttaaaaaatattattttccatcatggtctatcccaggagattggttatagttccccatgctatgcagtaggatttgttgtctatccattctaaaagtgATAGTTTCTACCTATAAACCCAATTTCAATATAAATGCCACTTATGCTTCCCCCCTTTTTGCTTACCTCTAATACATACCTTACACATTGGTAAAAGCTTTTTATAATGGGATTACTGCTAGTGCCTGGGAGAacatcctaaaaataagaaatattgacATGGTTCAATTTACCTTATTACTTTACCTATTAAGTTtgcattttatactttatttgatcatgttttcattttagactgtgtatattttatactaaAATCTCCTAGAAATATCCATgctaaaaaaaattgcttattaTTACCACAGAGCTCTGATTTTACTGCCTATaatttctatggaaaaaaaaatatatacagcttCAGGCTCTGAAGTTTATAATTTTAGGCCAACATTGCCTCCTAATGGTAAGAAGCTCAATCACATCATATGTCAAGTTAGAAaagctggttttttaaaaaagtatatgcaAAACTTTGAAGTGTGCTCTCCTATGAGAACATTACATTATAATAGAGTTGGAGAGGGTGGAGGGTACTTATCAGACATGCTGACAAGACTAGGTCATGGAGTTTCTGCTCTCTCGCTGACCTGCCATCTGCCAGTCCCAGAATTCTCCCTCTCATCTCCTCTCAGATGCAGTTGTTAAAACATCTTCCAACTTCAGCCAGTTCTCACTCATTCTTGTATCAAGCCTGCCCTAGTCTTAATATGTTAAGACGCTAGTTCCACACAGCCATTTGGAGGTTGGAATTAGCCTGGAATATGGGTTTTCTCTGTTTTGCTAAATCCTGCTTTGGCATCAGCATGTTTACCATTGGTCTTATGAAAGCCGTATGTTccctatcttaaaaaaaagaaaaaattccctcATGAAGCCAGATCCCAGTTGTGAACCTCTGCATTGCAATTTCAGTGTCTACAACTGGAGCCCCCATCACCACATGTCAGAGCCTCTACCTGGAAGAGTTGTGAAAAAGAAATTGGCTAAACCCTCCCTAGCCCAAGTTTTTGAACCAAGAAGGTGCTACTTTGATTTAAGCATCAAGAAGACCCACAGAGCTTTGGGTCAGAGGTCATCAAATCAGAACCCTTGGATACATCTCTAGCCCAAATCAGACTCAAAGTCCCCACCTACCTGGATGCAATGATGGGGCTTCTTCTCCTTTGGGAGCCAGCTCTGAGCAGGTGCATAACCCTCACTCATTCCTATCTTATCCAATCTTCCACATATGAATAGCCAGCAAGCCTTTGTACACTGCCTTAGTggttttgtagggttttttttatatatataataggcaagaaggaacacagagaaaagaataaaatgcagatgaaggagaaggaataatatgaataagaaagtaaagagaagaaaagaagcacTTGTCTCAGGCAGAAACCATGTTATTTATTGCTGAAGATCTACCCACTCCAGGACTAGCCACTTCCTCTGTAGTGAAGAAATACATGCTAGTGGATACTAAAGAGATAAAGTGTAGATGGAAACATAAGGCtggtttaataaatattaacacaTAGTTTAATGACTATTCTGTTGGTAGAGTAGGACAGATTCTACCATTGGTATGCACTGATTGAGGTCCACATAATTACCGGAAATGTCAAATTAACAAGAAGCCGTGTTAAGTCATATTTTTATACGCAGGGATAGAAGTCTCATGTCGGTTCTGATGATCTGCGTTAAGAATTTATTAAGTATCTGTGCTTAGCAGGAGAGAGTTCTATGATTAACAATGTCTTCCATGAGCACACATTTGTCATACGGTTCCCTTTAATTTTCTAAAACCATTCTCCCATCAGCTCCTTCTTGGTTCTCTAAGTACTTCTCAGGTTTCCTGTGGGTGTGAATTCCCTTGGGGTCTGCTAAAATTTAGATTCTGATACagcaggcctgggggagggccTGAGATTCTGAATTTCTATAAAGCTCCCGTAGTGCCCATCCCGGACCACAGAACTTTCGGGTGTTCTTTTCTAACATAACAATTTCCTTTGTCCACCACCTAGCAAGAGTATTACCTTTGTCCCTTTTTCTTATTACTCGCCTGTCATAGAGAGGGACGATATAGACCCTGATGCCAGGCCTCAATAATCAGAGAATTTTAACTTTTACTATAAAAGATTTCTacaacattttatgattttcaatgtcattcatatatatgtacacatatatacatatttatgaatgACATGACAAATCAGACgaaagcattatatatatatatatatatatatatatatatatatatatatatatatgatttgtcATGCTTTTATCAGTAAGATAAAACCAGAATATCAACCATCCTGCCCAAGTCTTAAAATGACTACGGTCCTTAAAATGACCTGAAAGCTCTAAACGATCCTAgattatcaaataaataatatccaccatagttttagattttactttATTGCATTCTAATGTTTTTTCACGGTATCCTGAACGTGACGTATGTGGTAATTCCCAGTTGTTCCTCCACAATATAAATTGCCTGAACTTGGGGATACTTGTTCACTGTTATAAGAGTGTTGCATAAAAGGAgcacatgtgaaaaaaattagaagatacAGCTACTGACAAGTTAGGTGGCTCATATCTTTGCTCATTGTCCATTGTGAAAAATTCTAAGTAGGGTGAGATTTTTAGATACAGTACCTCACAAGTGAGTGCATGGCCCTGAGCCCTGCACCAAAGCACATTTTCCTTATGGAAAAGTTCCCAGCtgattcttcctcctcttccaatTTACCGCTCCCTTCATCCCATCATCAAAAGGATCATGAGACATGTCCTTATGAAGAGCCCGCTTTTCAGTCCTGTGTTGAGTCTGTGGGCCCACTTTCAACTCCAGATCCTTCAATAGCTGAAAATTCTGGGTCAGTAAGTGGCTTTAGAAATTGCTCAACCTTTGTTAGTCTTTGCTTCAGTTTCTGCTGCATGGACTCATACTCAGCCAGGATCCGAGCAAACCTTGTTTGCAGAAGGTCTACTGACCCCTCCATTCGGGTGACCTTCTCTTCTAGATCTTTGGGGTCACTTCCAGCGTTTGCAATATTGATATCCAGCAGACCATCTTTCATCAAGATttgcttccctttctcttctaGCATACATTTAGCATCTGGGTACTCGGTTAGAGCTTCCATGAGGTCATCTTTCGAGAGACAGAACAGGTCTGAATAGCCAATACTTTTAATATTGGCTGTTCTTCGATTGCCAGCTTTACTGCCTTTAATGTTAAGGATGCTGATCTCACCAAAGTAGCTGCCATCACTcaataccacaaactgggtgattCCATCATCTGCCACCACAGCAAGTTTGCCTTCTTTGATAATGTACATCTCTCGTCCAATATCCCCTTTCTTGCAAATATAATCTCCAGGACTGTAGACCTGGGGCTGTAATTTCAAGACCAACTCCACCAAGAGACCAGCCTCACAGTCTGCAAAAATACGCACCTTTTTTAATGTGTCTAAGTGAACGTTAATGGCAATTTCTGCTCTCAGTTTATCAGGTAGATACTTCAAGACTTCTTTCTCATCTACTGTTTTTTTGTTGGTCCAGAGATAGTCAAACCATTTAATAACtctcttttccatctctttgcttaCATTTCGAAAATGCATGTATTGCTTGATCGCATCGATTCTTGCTTGGAATTCTGCTCTGGCTGCATTCATGTTGGAAATCATAGACCCAATGTTACCGACAATGGTAGCAAAAATTAACACTCCAATTAGGAAATCAGCCACCACAAAGACATACTCAGAATCCCTCACTGGAGGTGGTGTTTCACCAATGGTAGTCAGAGTCAGTGTAGACCAGTAAAGGCTGTATACATATTTTCTAGCCAAACGGCCAAATTCAGGATCGTTAACATCAGGGTAGACCCATGTATCATTTCCAAATCCAATAGCTTTGGAAATAGAGAAGTACACGCACGCATTCCaatggatgatgatgatgatatacATGACGAGGTTAGAGATCCTGAAGATGTTTGGGTAGTTTGTCCTTGTCTCTGTTCTCTGGAAGAACTCAAACATTCGAGAGATCCTCAACAGTCTGTTTAATCTAATTTCTGGATAGTTCCACCCCAGCTTAAAATATAGCAGATCAGTTGGTATCACGGATAGGACATCCAATTTAAATTGCAAGTttgatttatatttatctatGAGTTTAAGCTCTTCCCTCACCAGCAGTCCTTGTTCTAGGtaacctaaaatagaaaaaaaattaatttttattcctttttatgccaACAATGGCATATGTTCCTAAATTAACTCTCAAAAAAACCTCACTGAGTTTGAAACaagatatatatctatgtatcttGTCTGTACAAGGTTTATATACAAATCTTTGTAGATTCAGCATCTCATCCAGGTAAAAGTCATTCCTTTTATAAACTTGGAAAGTGTTCTGGACACCCTAGCACTGTGCCTGATTCCGAATGCTACCCTCTTGTCAGAATCCCAGTCCCACCCTTGAAGCTTGGGTACTTCCTTGCTGTCTGACGATTGTGTGTATTCTTGCCTTGCTCCTTCAGTGTAAAGCATCTATACATCAAGGCAGGATTTTCATCTCTCCTTCTTGCCCCCCAGGCTTCCTTAGACATCTAGGATCTTCCCTTCTCCTAAGCGGCTACCATGGGCCTTGTGTATTAAACCCAGAGTTTTAGCACTGTGATATATTTCACTAGGgaaagaatttctttctcttttgatacTGATTACCAGAGCTGAGCATAGAAGAGAACTGAAGCACTGCTTCAGTGCACTGACATTAAAGAATCTTCTTATTTTACATAGTGAAACTTCAAAGCCATACTCTGCAAACACTGGTTACCTGTGCATGTGGAGAGTAGTATAGAAACAATGAGTTTATACCTAGTGAACAAGAATATTTAAGTAGGAAGCTATTAGATCCTGCCCAGATGCTTGGTCCATAATGCCTCATCATGGACCACAAAGATGAATTAAGTTGAATCTCTTATACAATTTCTAGTACAACTTTGCTGGGTACAATGATAGTCCCGCCATGCCTCTTCAAGGTAACTCCATTAGGCAGCAATTACACTTTCCCTACAGAGCTGGCAGAAtaattctcttctctctcatGTCACTCCCCTGGCGCAAACCCACTGAAGAGGATAATGGAGGAAAGCCATCAATCCACATTGAGAAGGCTGCCTAGTAACATCCTCCTTCTGAATCAGTCAGAGTGGCCTAAGCCTGTAGATGGGTATGTGATACTCTTGCTTTCCATGGTGTCTTTTCctcagaaacaaatttaaaaaaatttttgggcaAATAATTGAATTAGGGAATTTCAAATCACATAGCGAGATAAAAGCATGAAATGACAAAATAGCCAAAACTGAACATCGTTACCTGTCCTTGTTCGTACAAACATATCGAGAAGATAGACTATATCTGATAAGTAATCAAAAATGAGCCAGTATTCTATGTAATCAGACTGAAGTTCATCAAAACATGCTCTGTAAAAGAAAAACTtgtataaataaaaggaaatggacCAATTGAAGTCAATGTCccctttgtataatttttatgatGATGAGACGTGTAACACACTAAGGCTGGGAGGGGTCTTTAGAATCCATTTAGTCAACCATGACTTTCCCGAATCTTTTCCTGAATCTGAGGGTTGGATTTAGTTTTCTCACACTTCTGAACTTCAACATTCTTTCCAttatactagtcagttttgtggAAAACATCAAATGAGAATAAAAGGCTTCAAGCTAACATCAAAATATTTGGGGTAAGATACATTGATAACCAGGTTCCCATTGAATATTTGCACCCAGAATGTCTCAGGAAATCACCCTTGGCCCTGGACAACTGAGGTATCTTACTGTCTTAAAAAACAGGGAACCATAGCTATCACTTGGCAGATGTGCCTTGCCCTGTAAAACCTAGATCCTTGACCTTTTTCTACTCTTTGCGAAAGTTTTTCTCTTGTAgcccaaagaaaataaagagttttCTCCCATGTCTCTAATTAAATGATTGAGTAATCAAAAGTGTAAGCATATTTCTACACCTCCCACCTGGGTACTGGATTTCCAAGGATATTGGGAACAAAAGCACCTACTCCTGATCTTAGGAAAACACACTGAGTATGGGATGTAGCCTCTCTTTAGAACCTGTGGTGGAGAAAGGAGGCATGTCCTGAAGAGCTCTAGGCCACACTGTTAAGTCAGTCAACCTGGACACTAGAAGATTGAGATTCACAAAAATATACAGACACCTAGCGATAATCATGGTCCAGTTGTACATAACAGGTAAGGTGATGCAAAACAGCCAGTTGTAATAGGTGTTTCCTGAGGGATCAATAACCACGACTTCCTTCTTCTCCCTATAGCGGCAATAGAAATAAAGGGAAGGTTACCAAGAAACAAGAGTGTCTTTATATCCTATTTTTATATCAGATATGGTTATATCCATCACCCacaattaatgaaatagaaataagctGGAGAAGCTCACTTTACAGTGGGAAGATTAGCTTGGCATAAGTGCCTTAGTCAGAAGAAAACTGGTTGGtgagggatggatggatagttaAGTTACCAGTCTTACATTAAACCATGCTTTAGACTTTTATTAAAGTGCTGTTATACTGTGATGCTGCAGATACTTCTATCACTCTAGCTACCAGGGG comes from Phacochoerus africanus isolate WHEZ1 chromosome 10, ROS_Pafr_v1, whole genome shotgun sequence and encodes:
- the CNGA1 gene encoding LOW QUALITY PROTEIN: cGMP-gated cation channel alpha-1 (The sequence of the model RefSeq protein was modified relative to this genomic sequence to represent the inferred CDS: inserted 1 base in 1 codon), with the translated sequence MGLENCHQSTHQTRSQTLCHNIKLNMKKSIINTRRXFVNIPNVIVPDIEKEIRRMENGACSSFSDDDDSASMFEESESENPHGRDSFRSNTYGKGQPHRREQYLPGAIALFNVNNSSNKEQEPKEKKKKKKEKKSKLDDKTENKKDPEKKKKKEKDKDKKKKEEEKGKDKKEEEKKEVVVIDPSGNTYYNWLFCITLPVMYNWTMIIARACFDELQSDYIEYWLIFDYLSDIVYLLDMFVRTRTGYLEQGLLVREELKLIDKYKSNLQFKLDVLSVIPTDLLYFKLGWNYPEIRLNRLLRISRMFEFFQRTETRTNYPNIFRISNLVMYIIIIIHWNACVYFSISKAIGFGNDTWVYPDVNDPEFGRLARKYVYSLYWSTLTLTTIGETPPPVRDSEYVFVVADFLIGVLIFATIVGNIGSMISNMNAARAEFQARIDAIKQYMHFRNVSKEMEKRVIKWFDYLWTNKKTVDEKEVLKYLPDKLRAEIAINVHLDTLKKVRIFADCEAGLLVELVLKLQPQVYSPGDYICKKGDIGREMYIIKEGKLAVVADDGITQFVVLSDGSYFGEISILNIKGSKAGNRRTANIKSIGYSDLFCLSKDDLMEALTEYPDAKCMLEEKGKQILMKDGLLDINIANAGSDPKDLEEKVTRMEGSVDLLQTRFARILAEYESMQQKLKQRLTKVEQFLKPLTDPEFSAIEGSGVESGPTDSTQD